A single region of the Drosophila takahashii strain IR98-3 E-12201 chromosome 2R, DtakHiC1v2, whole genome shotgun sequence genome encodes:
- the nemy gene encoding uncharacterized protein nemy isoform X2 has protein sequence MKPIDGPFIDELNRMIFRRPSFIKSRKKKRYEEDPDNAWNCCSWCEYLLIVILSTILLVGVLVLTLFWVMFYRDGFAWSESPKQQFNLHPILMIAGFVTLSGFSILIYRLCRCVKHIYVKLIHMFFHAVAIPCIALGFLSVFDSHEALQKVNFYSLHSWLGFVTMGMFVLQFVIGFFSFLVMLCCENKTYSCRSAMVPIHASLGLANFWLAIATSVTGLIEKERETVNETGVSQENKLIEHYITSAIGVTLIFIGIIVTFAVRRSNAPASAKVYVTERI, from the exons ATGAAACCAATCGACGGACCCTTTATCGACGAACTGAACCGCATGATCTTTCGTCGTCCCAGCTTCATAAAGAGTcgaaagaaaaa ACGCTATGAGGAGGATCCGGACAATGCCTGGAACTGCTGCTCCTGGTGCGAGTACTTGCTGATCGTCATCCTGTCCACCATCCTGCTGGTGGGCGTCCTCGTACTGACCCTCTTCTGGGTGATGTTCTACCGGGATGGCTTCGCCTGGTCGGAGAGTCCCAAGCAGCAGTTCAACCTGCATCCCATTCTGATGATAGCTGGCTTCGTAACGCTCTCCGGATTTT CCATCTTGATCTACCGTTTGTGCCGGTGCGTGAAGCACATCTATGTGAAGCTGATCCACATGTTCTTCCACGCCGTCGCCATTCCGTGCATCGCCCTGGGTTTCCTATCCGTCTTCGATTCCCACGAGGCGTTGCAAAAGGTCAACTTCTACAGCCTCCACTCGTGGCTGGGCTTCGTGACAATGGGCATGTTCGTGCTCCAGTTTGTGATCGGCTTCTTCAG TTTTCTGGTGATGTTGTGCTGTGAGAACAAGACCTACAGCTGCCGATCCGCCATGGTGCCCATCCACGCCAGTTTGGGACTGGCCAACTTCTGGCTCGCCATTGCCACATCCGTCACGGGATTGATCGAGAAAGAGCGCGAAACCGTCAATGAGACGGGCGTGAG CCAGGAGAACAAGCTCATCGAGCACTATATCACCAGTGCCATCGGCGTCACCCTGATCTTCATTGGCATTATCGTGACTTTTGCGGTTCGGCGATCCAATGCTCCCGCCTCCGCGAAGGTTTACGTGACGGAGCGCATTTAG
- the nemy gene encoding uncharacterized protein nemy isoform X3 has protein sequence MRDRHLAKMPRGGTTTARYEEDPDNAWNCCSWCEYLLIVILSTILLVGVLVLTLFWVMFYRDGFAWSESPKQQFNLHPILMIAGFVTLSGFSILIYRLCRCVKHIYVKLIHMFFHAVAIPCIALGFLSVFDSHEALQKVNFYSLHSWLGFVTMGMFVLQFVIGFFSFLVMLCCENKTYSCRSAMVPIHASLGLANFWLAIATSVTGLIEKERETVNETGVSQENKLIEHYITSAIGVTLIFIGIIVTFAVRRSNAPASAKVYVTERI, from the exons ACGCTATGAGGAGGATCCGGACAATGCCTGGAACTGCTGCTCCTGGTGCGAGTACTTGCTGATCGTCATCCTGTCCACCATCCTGCTGGTGGGCGTCCTCGTACTGACCCTCTTCTGGGTGATGTTCTACCGGGATGGCTTCGCCTGGTCGGAGAGTCCCAAGCAGCAGTTCAACCTGCATCCCATTCTGATGATAGCTGGCTTCGTAACGCTCTCCGGATTTT CCATCTTGATCTACCGTTTGTGCCGGTGCGTGAAGCACATCTATGTGAAGCTGATCCACATGTTCTTCCACGCCGTCGCCATTCCGTGCATCGCCCTGGGTTTCCTATCCGTCTTCGATTCCCACGAGGCGTTGCAAAAGGTCAACTTCTACAGCCTCCACTCGTGGCTGGGCTTCGTGACAATGGGCATGTTCGTGCTCCAGTTTGTGATCGGCTTCTTCAG TTTTCTGGTGATGTTGTGCTGTGAGAACAAGACCTACAGCTGCCGATCCGCCATGGTGCCCATCCACGCCAGTTTGGGACTGGCCAACTTCTGGCTCGCCATTGCCACATCCGTCACGGGATTGATCGAGAAAGAGCGCGAAACCGTCAATGAGACGGGCGTGAG CCAGGAGAACAAGCTCATCGAGCACTATATCACCAGTGCCATCGGCGTCACCCTGATCTTCATTGGCATTATCGTGACTTTTGCGGTTCGGCGATCCAATGCTCCCGCCTCCGCGAAGGTTTACGTGACGGAGCGCATTTAG
- the LOC108065117 gene encoding arylsulfatase I — MLFLWLICLVLPNLISCEEEKPPTKPNIIFILADDLGFNDVGFHGSAEIPTPNIDALAYSGVILNRYYVAPICTPSRSALMTGKYPIHTGMQHTVLYAAEPRGLPLEEKILPQYLNELGYTSHIAGKWHLGHWKLKYTPLHRGFSSHVGFWSGHQDYNDHTAVENNLWGLDMRNGTEVAYDLHGHYTTDVITDHSVKVIANHNSTNGPLFLYVAHAACHSSNPYNPLPVPDNDVIKMGHIPHYKRRKFAAMVAKMDDSVGQIVDQLRQSNMLENSIIIFSSDNGGPAQGFNLNFASNYPLKGVKNTLWEGGVRAAGLIWSPLLKKSQRVSNQTMHITDWLPTLLEAAGGQPALGNLSKAIDGQSIWRALVQDKASPRLNVLHNIDDIWGSAALSVGDWKLVKGTNYRGSWDGWYGPAGERDPRLYDWQTVAKSRAGKALEALKMLPSRADQQRLRAAATVACQAQSSQGTSCKATAFSEPCLFHIRDDPCEQFNLAKQYPEVVIALMTELARFNSTAVPPSNKPADPRADPKFWNYTWTNFGDYQHDNDSVSGEISFAKTA; from the exons ATGCTTTTTTTATGGCTTATTTGCTTGGTGCTACCCAATTTGATTTCATGTGAGGAGGAGAAACCTCCAACAAAGCCgaacattatatttattttggcagATGATCTG GGCTTCAACGATGTGGGCTTCCATGGTTCGGCAGAGATTCCCACGCCCAATATTGATGCCCTCGCCTATTCCGGTGTTATTCTGAATCGCTACTATGTGGCACCCATTTGTACACCCTCAAGATCTGCGCTTATGACGGGAAAGTATCCCATACATACGG gaatGCAACACACTGTTCTTTATGCCGCTGAACCGCGGGGTTTGCCGCTGGAGGAGAAGATCCTACCCCAGTACTTAAACGAATTGGG TTACACCTCTCACATAGCTGGCAAATGGCACTTGGGGCATTGGAAGCTTAAGTATACTCCACTTCATCGGGGTTTTAGTAGCCACGTGGGATTCTGGTCGGGTCACCAAGATTACAATGATCACACAGCCGTGGAGAACAATCTCTGGGGTCTGGATATGCGCAATGGGACGGAAGTGGCCTACGACCTTCATGGTCATTACACTACGGACGTGATAACCGATCATTCGGTCAAGGTAATTGCCAACCATAATTCCACCAATGGTCCTCTGTTTCTCTACGTGGCCCATGCAGCCTGCCACTCGAGTAATCCGTATAATCCGCTGCCAGTTCCGGACAACGATGTGATCAAGATGGGGCACATTCCACACTATAAACGTCGGAAATTCGCAG CTATGGTAGCCAAAATGGACGACTCCGTGGGTCAGATTGTGGATCAGCTGCGCCAGTCCAACATGCTGGAGAACTCCATAATTATATTCTCCTCGGACAATGGAGGTCCCGCCCAGGGTTTTAACCTGAACTTTGCCTCCAATTACCCCCTGAAGGGTGTGAAGAACACCTTGTGGGAGGGTGGAGTAAGAGCGGCGGGTCTCATCTGGTCACCTCTGCTCAAGAAGAGCCAGCGAGTGTCCAATCAGACCATGCACATCACCGACTGGCTGCCCACGCTCCTGGAGGCAGCTGGTGGTCAACCGGCCTTGGGTAATCTTAGCAAGGCAATCGATGGCCAAAGCATTTGGCGGGCTCTGGTCCAGGATAAGGCTTCACCACGTCTGAATGTCCTCCATAACATTGATGATATTTGGGGCAGTGCCGCCCTAAGCGTTGGCGATTGGAAGTTGGTCAAGGGGACCAACTATCGAGGCAGCTGGGATGGATGGTATGGACCGGCTGGGGAGCGAGATCCCCGGCTCTACGACTGGCAGACAGTGGCCAAAAGTAGGGCAGGCAAAGCCCTGGAAGCCCTAAAGATGCTCCCCAGTCGAGCGGATCAGCAGAGATTACGAGCAGCCGCCACGGTAGCTTGCCAAGCACAATCCTCTCAAGGAACCAGTTGTAAGGCCACCGCCTTCTCAGAACCATGTTTGTTCCACATTCGCGACGATCCCTGTGAGCAATTCAATCTGGCAAAGCA ATATCCCGAAGTCGTCATCGCATTAATGACGGAACTGGCACGTTTTAATTCCACCGCAGTGCCGCCTTCGAATAAACCAGCTGATCCTCGAGCAGATCCTAAATTCTGGAACTATACGTGGACAAATTTCGGGGACTATCAACACGATAATGACTCTGTTAGCGGAGAAATAAGCTTCGCAAAGACTGCTTAG
- the ZnT49B gene encoding proton-coupled zinc antiporter SLC30A9, mitochondrial isoform X2, translating to MLMRGVQILQRRHQQLGRAFGQCSLRHDAGNPWRRNDAQPHPRMRPGMLLQFRCSAGGSDSKKKEPALLEETPAKEKQTKNFEVKTSKGILSISTTIEDSKINEIVFEKSDLPPVTKLKEPALAAAAINLRASSTAAGAPLGGVGSHMNPAETMPATAPAPTAIALAAAVLAEKTGDVAPTTEPPPVLPPKRPRFDYRASLERNFVTPNRAISDFLLTAADLESLPKIKRRSPYEQEPPMTVYWRRDVEAKAVEVWGSKENLLRERLKREVERKQYQQNLFTVKRRLRDYRREMGSRTKVMLDNRKESEKSGQVVGIAIAINAANLLFKAGGWLYSGSHSMFAEVIHSLADLINQLILAFGIYKSSQSPDIDHPYGYMNMRYVSSLISGVGIFCVGCGLSIYHGIDGILHPEPIADLFWVYCILMGSLVSEGATLVVAINELKRSAKENNMTFKDYVISGKDPCVNVVLCEDAAAVTGVMVAGACMGLSSYTGSPIFDAAGSLVIGALLGAVASFIIYTNANALVGISIASERLEKINSALEADVMIRAIYDVKGIDIGNARVRYKAELDFDGRELTRSYLDKQDLAKLLTTVRGFQKVEDLEGFLLDQGENIVDLMGGEIDRIEMNLRTQFPEIRHVDLEIL from the exons ATGCTGATGCGCGGCGTGCAGATCCTGCAGCGAAGACACCAGCAGCTTGGAAGGGCCTTCGGCCAGTGCTCCTTGCGCCACGATGCCGGAAATCCCTGGCGGCGGAATGATGCTCAACCGCATCCCAGGATGCGACCCGGCATGTTACTCCAGTTTCGCTGCTCTGCCGGTGGCAGTGATTCCAAGAAAAAGGAGCCAGCGCTGCTGGAGGAGACTCCCGCTAAGGAGAAGCAAACGAAAAACTTTGAGGTAAAGACGTCCAAGGGCATCCTGTCCATCAGCACCACCATCGAGGACTCCAAGATCAACGAGATCGTCTTCGAGAAATCCGATCTGCCGCCGGTGACCAAGCTGAAGGAACCGGCCCTGGCCGCCGCTGCCATCAACCTGCGAGCCAGCTCCACTGCAGCGGGAGCTCCACTGGGAGGAGTTGGTTCTCATATGAATCCTGCTGAAACTATGCCAGCCACAGCACCTGCTCCGACTGCAATAGCTTTGGCTGCAGCTGTGCTAGCTGAAAAGACAGGAGATGTTGCTCCTACAACGGAGCCGCCGCCTGTGCTGCCTCCCAAGCGACCTCGATTCGATTATCGCGCTTCCCTGGAGCGCAACTTTGTGACGCCCAATCGGGCTATTAGTGATTTCCTGCTGACCGCTGCAGACCTTGAAAGCTTGCCCAAAATCAAGCGGAGATCGCCGTACGAGCAGGAGCCACCCATGACAGTCTACTGGCGACGCGATGTGGAGGCCAAGGCCGTCGAGGTGTGGGGCTCCAAGGAGAACCTATTGCGGGAGCGACTTAAGCGAGAGGTAGAGCGCAAGCAGTACCAGCAGA ATCTTTTCACTGTCAAGCGGCGGCTGCGCGACTACCGCAGGGAGATGGGTTCCCGCACCAAAGTGATGCTCGACAACCGCAAGGAGTCGGAGAAATCCGGACAAGTGGTGggcattgccattgccat CAATGCGGCCAATTTGCTTTTCAAGGCTGGCGGTTGGCTGTACAGCGGTTCCCACAGCATGTTTGCGGAGGTTATCCATTCGCTGGCCGACTTGATCAACCAGCTCATCCTGGCCTTTGGCATCTACAAGTCCTCCCAAAGTCCGGACATCGATCATCCTTACGGATACATGAACATGCGATATGTTTCTTCACTGATCTCTGGCGTGGGCATCTTCTGCGTTGGATGTGGTCTGTCCATCTACCACGGTATTGACGGCATTCTCCATCCGGAACCCATCGCAGATCTGTTTTGGGTGTACTGCATCCTGATGGGATCGCTGGTTTCGGAGGGAGCCACTCTGGTGGTGGCCATCAACGAGCTTAAGCGATCGGCCAAGGAGAACAACATGACCTTCAAGGACTATG TTATTTCTGGCAAGGATCCCTGCGTTAATGTGGTGCTTTGCGAGGACGCTGCTGCTGTGACTGGCGTTATGGTGGCTGGAGCTTGCATGGGATTGAGCAGCTACACAGGATCCCCCATCTTTGATGCCGCTGGATCCTTGGTCATTGGTGCTCTTTTGGGTGCCGTGGCCTCCTTTATCATTTACACAAACGCTAATGCCCTGGTGGGGATATCTATTGCTTCCGAGCGTCTGGAGAAGATTAATTCTGCTCTGGAGGCCGATGTGATGATCAGGGCGATCTACGATGTCAAGGGCATCGATATTGGCAACGCTCGAGTCCGCTACAAG GCTGAGCTCGACTTTGACGGTCGCGAGCTGACGCGTTCGTATCTGGACAAACAGGATCTCGCCAAGCTGCTCACG ACGGTGCGAGGCTTCCAAAAGGTTGAGGATCTGGAGGGCTTTCTGCTCGATCAAGGCGAAAACATTGTGGACCTGATGGGCGGTGAAATTGATCGCATTGAGATGAATCTGCGG ACGCAATTCCCAGAAATACGTCACGTGGACCTGGAAATACTCTAA
- the ZnT49B gene encoding proton-coupled zinc antiporter SLC30A9, mitochondrial isoform X1, translated as MLMRGVQILQRRHQQLGRAFGQCSLRHDAGNPWRRNDAQPHPRMRPGMLLQFRCSAGGSDSKKKEPALLEETPAKEKQTKNFEVKTSKGILSISTTIEDSKINEIVFEKSDLPPVTKLKEPALAAAAINLRASSTAAGAPLGGVGSHMNPAETMPATAPAPTAIALAAAVLAEKTGDVAPTTEPPPVLPPKRPRFDYRASLERNFVTPNRAISDFLLTAADLESLPKIKRRSPYEQEPPMTVYWRRDVEAKAVEVWGSKENLLRERLKREVERKQYQQIYDSADLFTVKRRLRDYRREMGSRTKVMLDNRKESEKSGQVVGIAIAINAANLLFKAGGWLYSGSHSMFAEVIHSLADLINQLILAFGIYKSSQSPDIDHPYGYMNMRYVSSLISGVGIFCVGCGLSIYHGIDGILHPEPIADLFWVYCILMGSLVSEGATLVVAINELKRSAKENNMTFKDYVISGKDPCVNVVLCEDAAAVTGVMVAGACMGLSSYTGSPIFDAAGSLVIGALLGAVASFIIYTNANALVGISIASERLEKINSALEADVMIRAIYDVKGIDIGNARVRYKAELDFDGRELTRSYLDKQDLAKLLTTVRGFQKVEDLEGFLLDQGENIVDLMGGEIDRIEMNLRTQFPEIRHVDLEIL; from the exons ATGCTGATGCGCGGCGTGCAGATCCTGCAGCGAAGACACCAGCAGCTTGGAAGGGCCTTCGGCCAGTGCTCCTTGCGCCACGATGCCGGAAATCCCTGGCGGCGGAATGATGCTCAACCGCATCCCAGGATGCGACCCGGCATGTTACTCCAGTTTCGCTGCTCTGCCGGTGGCAGTGATTCCAAGAAAAAGGAGCCAGCGCTGCTGGAGGAGACTCCCGCTAAGGAGAAGCAAACGAAAAACTTTGAGGTAAAGACGTCCAAGGGCATCCTGTCCATCAGCACCACCATCGAGGACTCCAAGATCAACGAGATCGTCTTCGAGAAATCCGATCTGCCGCCGGTGACCAAGCTGAAGGAACCGGCCCTGGCCGCCGCTGCCATCAACCTGCGAGCCAGCTCCACTGCAGCGGGAGCTCCACTGGGAGGAGTTGGTTCTCATATGAATCCTGCTGAAACTATGCCAGCCACAGCACCTGCTCCGACTGCAATAGCTTTGGCTGCAGCTGTGCTAGCTGAAAAGACAGGAGATGTTGCTCCTACAACGGAGCCGCCGCCTGTGCTGCCTCCCAAGCGACCTCGATTCGATTATCGCGCTTCCCTGGAGCGCAACTTTGTGACGCCCAATCGGGCTATTAGTGATTTCCTGCTGACCGCTGCAGACCTTGAAAGCTTGCCCAAAATCAAGCGGAGATCGCCGTACGAGCAGGAGCCACCCATGACAGTCTACTGGCGACGCGATGTGGAGGCCAAGGCCGTCGAGGTGTGGGGCTCCAAGGAGAACCTATTGCGGGAGCGACTTAAGCGAGAGGTAGAGCGCAAGCAGTACCAGCAGA TCTATGACTCCGCAGATCTTTTCACTGTCAAGCGGCGGCTGCGCGACTACCGCAGGGAGATGGGTTCCCGCACCAAAGTGATGCTCGACAACCGCAAGGAGTCGGAGAAATCCGGACAAGTGGTGggcattgccattgccat CAATGCGGCCAATTTGCTTTTCAAGGCTGGCGGTTGGCTGTACAGCGGTTCCCACAGCATGTTTGCGGAGGTTATCCATTCGCTGGCCGACTTGATCAACCAGCTCATCCTGGCCTTTGGCATCTACAAGTCCTCCCAAAGTCCGGACATCGATCATCCTTACGGATACATGAACATGCGATATGTTTCTTCACTGATCTCTGGCGTGGGCATCTTCTGCGTTGGATGTGGTCTGTCCATCTACCACGGTATTGACGGCATTCTCCATCCGGAACCCATCGCAGATCTGTTTTGGGTGTACTGCATCCTGATGGGATCGCTGGTTTCGGAGGGAGCCACTCTGGTGGTGGCCATCAACGAGCTTAAGCGATCGGCCAAGGAGAACAACATGACCTTCAAGGACTATG TTATTTCTGGCAAGGATCCCTGCGTTAATGTGGTGCTTTGCGAGGACGCTGCTGCTGTGACTGGCGTTATGGTGGCTGGAGCTTGCATGGGATTGAGCAGCTACACAGGATCCCCCATCTTTGATGCCGCTGGATCCTTGGTCATTGGTGCTCTTTTGGGTGCCGTGGCCTCCTTTATCATTTACACAAACGCTAATGCCCTGGTGGGGATATCTATTGCTTCCGAGCGTCTGGAGAAGATTAATTCTGCTCTGGAGGCCGATGTGATGATCAGGGCGATCTACGATGTCAAGGGCATCGATATTGGCAACGCTCGAGTCCGCTACAAG GCTGAGCTCGACTTTGACGGTCGCGAGCTGACGCGTTCGTATCTGGACAAACAGGATCTCGCCAAGCTGCTCACG ACGGTGCGAGGCTTCCAAAAGGTTGAGGATCTGGAGGGCTTTCTGCTCGATCAAGGCGAAAACATTGTGGACCTGATGGGCGGTGAAATTGATCGCATTGAGATGAATCTGCGG ACGCAATTCCCAGAAATACGTCACGTGGACCTGGAAATACTCTAA
- the LOC108065064 gene encoding methylglutaconyl-CoA hydratase, mitochondrial encodes MSMLMQGVSRLARQFTRPLVASRSFAAATPYGNGDEVLVERLQGPREGISVIGLNRPAAKNSFSRGMVETFTDVLDDIKKDNANRVVILRSLTPGIFCAGADLKERKGMSPEEATEFVKELRGLLIAIEQLPIPVIAALDGAALGGGLEMALACDIRTAASNTKMGLVETRLAIIPGAGGTQRLPRILSPALAKELIFTARVLDGAEAKDLGLVNHVVQQNEAKDAAYQQALKLAEEILPNGPVGVRMAKLAIDKGMQVDLATGYSIEEICYSQVIPTKDRLEGLAAFAEKRKPVYKGE; translated from the exons ATGTCAATGTTGATGCAAGGAGTGTCGAGACTAGCCCGTCAGTTCACCCGCCCACTTGTTGCTTCCCGCTCTTTTGCGGCAGCGACGCCTTACGGTAATGGCGATGAAGTTCTGGTAGAGCGATTACAGGGACCTCGCGAGGGAATCTCTGTTATTGGCCTGAATAGGCCGGCAGCGAAGAATTCCTTCAGCCGGGGCATGGTGGAGACATTCACCGATGTCCTGGACGATATAAAGAAGGATAATGCAAACAGGGTTGTTATATTGCGCAGTCTTACACCTGGAATCTTCTGTGCCGGCGCCGACTTGAAAGAGCGAAAGG GCATGTCTCCCGAAGAAGCGACCGAGTTCGTAAAGGAGCTCAGGGGTCTGCTCATCGCCATCGAGCAACTGCCCATTCCCGTCATCGCCGCTTTGGATGGCGCTGCCCTGGGTGGTGGCCTGGAAATGGCTCTGGCCTGCGACATTCGCACCGCCGCTTCGAACACCAAAATGGGTCTCGTAGAGACTAGGTTGGCCATCATCCCTGGAGCCGGAGGCACTCAAAGACTGCCACGCATCCTGTCACCCGCACTGGCCAAGGAGCTGATTTTCACGGCGCGTGTTCTCGACGGAGCGGAGGCCAAGGATCTGGGGCTGGTCAATCATGTGGTGCAGCAGAACGAAGCCAAGGACGCCGCCTACCAGCAGGCCCTCAAGTTGGCCGAGGAAATCCTGCCCAACGGACCCGTGGGCGTGCGAATGGCCAAGCTGGCCATCGACAAGGGCATGCAGGTGGACCTGGCCACCGGCTACTCCATCGAGGAGATCTGCTACTCACAGGTGATACCCACCAAGGATCGCCTCGAGGGACTCGCCGCCTTCGCCGAGAAGCGCAAGCCCGTCTACAAGGGGGAGTAG